In Rosa chinensis cultivar Old Blush chromosome 1, RchiOBHm-V2, whole genome shotgun sequence, a genomic segment contains:
- the LOC112185225 gene encoding monooxygenase 1 — MDMAGDTREDVVIVGGGISGLATALALHRKGIRSLVLEKSKSLQATGGIVVHSNGWHALEQLGVAPYLRQTADPILSGQFSSLDNGKPKEMPISKEEMRCVRRTDLVNILAQNLPLNTVRYGSNVLSIELDPVTSYPVLQLQNGTSLNAKVVIGCDGVNSNITNLIGVKAPSRLNVMAVRSITIYPDGHKFGSEFKMIKKGDVTVGVIPMTTNQVYWFITGKYFSQEGFKISKSSKLIMNFSTESVKDFPSSIKEMVNNCWLEYLHFSEYIKYRSPWNILCTHFRVGTVTVAGDALHAMTPFIAQGGSAALEDAVVLARCLARKAVVDGPGEIGSKLMVEKAFDEYLKERKTRLLRLTIESTLLGKMEETSSKLIKLLYIVLMVVLFRNSFAHARYDCGKL; from the exons ATGGATATGGCAGGGGATACAAGAGAAGATGTTGTGATTGTGGGTGGTGGGATTTCAGGCCTCGCCACTGCTCTTGCTCTTCACAG AAAGGGCATAAGAAGCTTGGTCctagaaaaatcaaagagttTACAAGCCACCGGAGGTATCGTTGTGCATTCTAATGGTTGGCATGCCCTCGAACAGCTCGGCGTAGCCCCATATCTTAGACAAACTGCTGATCCTATACTATC ggGACAATTCTCTTCACTTGATAATGGCAAGCCAAAAGAAATGCCCATTTC GAAAGAAGAAATGCGATGTGTGAGAAGGACTGATCTGGTTAATATTTTGGCTCAAAACCTGCCACTCAACACTGTACGTTATGGCTCCAACGTACTTTCTATTGAGTTGGATCCTGTAACATCTTATCCAGTTCTTCAACTTCAAAATGGAACTAGCTTAAACGCCAAG GTTGTGATCGGATGCGACGGAGTGAACTCCAACATAACAAATCTGATTGGGGTGAAGGCCCCGAGTAGACTCAACGTAATGGCAGTAAGAAGCATTACAATATATCCAGATGGCCATAAATTCGGCAGTGAGTTTAAGATGATAAAAAAAGGTGATGTTACGGTCGGAGTAATACCCATGACCACCAACCAGGTTTATTGGTTCATCACTGGAAAATATTTTTCACAAGAAG GTTTCAAGATCTCCAAAAGTTCGAAATTGATTATGAACTTCTCAACTGAGTCAGTGAAGGATTTTCCTAGTAGCATTAAAGAGATGGTCAACAATTGCTGGCTAGAGTACTTACATTTCTCAGAGTACATCAAATACCGATCACCATGGAACATACTATGTACACACTTTCGGGTAGGAACAGTGACAGTTGCAGGAGATGCCTTGCATGCAATGACTCCGTTCATTGCTCAGGGTGGCTCAGCCGCTTTGGAAGACGCAGTTGTCCTTGCTAGGTGCTTGGCACGAAAGGCTGTCGTCGATGGTCCAGGTGAAATAGGAAGCAAACTTATGGTAGagaaagcatttgatgaatacCTAAAAGAGCGGAAAACACGACTTCTAAGACTCACTATCGAATCAACCCTACTCGGAAAGATGGAAGAAACTTCATCAAAGCTCATCAAGCTCTTATATATTGTGCTCATGGTGGTCCTATTTCGCAACTCATTTGCTCACGCTCGCTATGACTGTGGCAAACTCTAA